In the genome of Bradyrhizobium sp. CB3481, the window GCGCAGGTTCCGGCGGCTCACACCATTTTCGAGGGGCACTTTCCGGGCTTTCCGATCATGCCGGGCGTGCTCTTGACCGAAGCGATGGCGCAGAGCTCCGGCTGGCTGATCCTCGGCGTCCTAAAGTTCGAGCGCATGCCATTTCTGGCCATCATCAAGGAGTCGAAGATGCGGGGTTTCGTCAGTCCCGGTTCGGTGCTGACGATCGAGGCCAAGCTCGAGCATGAAGGCTCGGGCTTTGCCGTCACCAAGGTCAAGGGCCGCATCGGCAAGGATCTGAAGTGCAGCGCTGAACTCACTT includes:
- a CDS encoding 3-hydroxyacyl-ACP dehydratase FabZ family protein produces the protein MDLDYFQLIDRIVELNLDEKRITVEAQVPAAHTIFEGHFPGFPIMPGVLLTEAMAQSSGWLILGVLKFERMPFLAIIKESKMRGFVSPGSVLTIEAKLEHEGSGFAVTKVKGRIGKDLKCSAELTFGLTPFPDPSLRVHMDAMANKIGFPLQAITHD